The genomic segment CGAAAGGGAAGTATTAAGGCTGGAATCTTCGTTTCCTACCAATAAAATGGGGTCCCCTGTTTTTGCAGCAAGAACACTTCCCGCAAGAGCATCCGGAAAATCTAAACCACTCGCAACATAAAAATGTTGAGGATTAGTCGCAAATTCTGAATTAATCACGGCATTCGTTTCAAAGCGGTCACTGCCCGAGAGCCGACTCACCGTAGAATTTGGGGCTAATGATTGAGCTAGAGATAAAAGCGAGTCGGGAATAACTCCTTTTCCACCAACGACATAGATTTGACTGGGTTGATCCGCTTGAATAAATGTTTTGATTTGATCGGAGATCGTATTAGAATCAACCAACAAAATAGGCCACCCATTATAAGCAGCAAAGCTCGAAATGCTCAACGCATCAGGAAAGTTTTCACCATAAGTCAAGACGATAGGCGTCCCTTTGGAAACCTCCTCAGCATTGGCAATAAGACTTGAAGTTTCGTACCGATCTGCTCCACCTAAGCGAATCATGTTGTTATACCCTAAGCTTCGAAGTTTTTGATCAAATTCGGCGGGGATAACTCCGGTGCCTCCGGCGAAATAAAGGGTTGCATTTTTCGCAACATGATTGGTGATAAAGTCAAACGCTTCTGCTGAAGTTGAAACCTGGTCATTCACTAGGATAATGGGGGCATTCATCTTATGGGCTAGAACACTCCCGGATAAAGCATCAGGGAAATCTAAACCCGAAGCAATAACTAGGCTTGAAGAAAGTGAACTCCCTGTGACATTTTCGGCAATGGTCTTGGCGGTTTGAAAACGATCTGTCCCCGAAAGACGGCTTGAACTTCGCAATGTGGTTATCGTTTGTGAAGCGACATAAGGATTCGATTGTGTTTGTGATAAAGCTACCGTATTCGTGGAAAGTATAAGGCCAATTGAAAGTAGCGCAGCCAAAATTTTGTTTTTCTTCATCTACATCACTCCTCTTTTTCTATTATAACATTCACAAAGAGGGAGAACTAAACAGTAGTATAAAAACTATGCCAAGCACGTTATCTTACGCGCTTGGCATCGTTATTGTCAGAATTGTTTCCCTTTGTGTGGGGGTACGACCCCCAATTCCTCAGTTCATCGATAATATAGCTCTAGACCTATTTTGTTAAAAAGTAGAGGGATTCTTAGAATTACATCGGTATCCTTCTGCTTGTCTTCTTTAGAAAGTTGTTCCCAAGGAACCAAATTGTTGTGAACTTTTCTCGAGTTATCCCTTTTATCTCCATAGACCCAACCGTCTCTAATACGTTCCTTATACCAACGATCATGTTCAGCTTTTGATAATTCCAGTAAGTCCTCATCATTAAAGACGAACTCCTTATTCGGCAAGGTTTTCTGTCTAATAGCAATATTAGAGTCTATAAATCTTTCAATATGAAACTGAATTTGGGAAATGTTACTCTTCTGGTAAGTCTCATTTAAGTTTTTCCAATGGGTTACCGCTTGCAAATCTTTATTTGGGCTCTTTGCCAACTCCGCTTCTAGATACATTTCATGGGACATTTTGGCCAGTTCTTTGCACATCCCAAGAACCGATACTTTACTCATAAATTCCTCAGCATCGACATGGATGTCCATCTGTGATCTTGGTGGTAAAAGACTTGAATACCACTTCTTCTCACCCAATAATGGACTCATCGAAATAAAGAATTCCAACGAACGGGCACCATGTCTATAGGTTTCTGTGGTCAATAAGGCATACAAGATATTTTCATCGATATTTACTTTTTGATTGCTGTCTAGCAATTGCTTGGCACTTCGACCGATCATCGAACGCAGCAGCATTGCACGCCGAATGATATAGGCTTTATCCTCTTGATTTACTGGATTAGGGCCTTGAATATTCAAATATCCCTTTAATCGGCTAATAAAATCTGGTCCTTTGACCTTTTTAAACAGCTCTTGTTCTGATCGAATAAAATTATGAAAAGAAGTACTCGTTCCACCAGCAAAGACAAATATGGCACGCCCTAGCTGGCGTTCACGCCCATCCTCCATAAATACTCCGTCCTGCATGGGAGCTAGAAAGTACTTGAGCCATCCCAAAGCTTCGCCATTAAAAGATGAATCAAACTCATCGAAAAAGACTAAAGGTAACCGTTCCCCCTTAATCGAGGCATCTCTAATCTCTTGAAAAGACACTTCGAGCTCACTTAATTTCGTGAATTGGGAGAGATTAAAAACAAAGATTTCAAATCCTCCCAGAGTTTTCGCAATCTGCTTGATCCCAAAGGATTTACCTGAACCCGGGAAGCCAAATACGGCAAGACTTAAGGGCCTATTGTCTTTGTCTTTGGCATAATTCTGCATCAAATTAACAATTGCCCGATAATTTTCGATTTCCATGCGATCAACCGTTTGCAAACCACCATATTGACACGATGGAACAGCATCCAAAATTTCTTTTTCCCCATTGATCACAATTCTCTTGGCAGCTTCAATCAACTCAAGCCGATCCCGGCCACATACCTCATTCAAAATGCTCCAAGATTCGGGGGCTTCCAACTGGTCCAGATTAGGCAGTGCTTGAACTCCTATAGCATTAGGCAAAACTTTCGAAAACTCATATTCCTCAGTTGCTATTTGTTTAACTATTTGTGTACAAATAGCGTTCCGAATCCCTTCGTTTTCCAAAGATCCTGTATCCCCTTCAGCTTTTGCAGGTGTGAAGTAAAGGGTTAAGATATCATTTTGACGAACTAGCATTCCATCTGTTTCCAAAAGTACAACGAACACCGGAAACTTCGCCAGTAATTCTTGGCAAATTCCGTAAGATAAATCTCGTAAAAAATCAGTCGCAGTTCTCTCCCATGAAATCGCTTTACTTACTGTTGCACCATTTGCTCTTAAATCATTCATCGAGACAATGGGGATTAGCTTCGGCTTTTCAGTTTTTCTCAGGGTTGCATTCCTTAGCAAATTAATATTTCTGTGTTTAAGAAAGGCAATTGTTGTTGCGTCACAAACGGGAATATGTTGGCGTTGTGCAATATCTAGGTCATAGAGAACGACAAAATCATTCGAACTTAATTGTTGCTGGTCAATATTCCAATCGTTGATCTGTTCATTCTCAGGGATTCCATAAGTAGTTCCGTTGTTAGACGCCGTAAGTGAAACTAAGCAACTATTATCAATCTCACTACCCATCTTTTGAGCAATGCCCATCGCTCCAAGAATTTTTATATCCTCTTTTACCCTATTTACTCCGTTTTCCGTGTAAGCAATCCTGTCTATCCGTTTAGCACTATCTCCAATATAATGCAACATTCATATTCACCTGAATCCTTTCACACCATATGTAACATATGTTAGCCTATAAGAATATCTTCACTTTTGAGATCGCTGTAGGGAACGGAAAGCATATTGAATAAATTCCTTATGTGCCGCAGTTTATCTGCTTTGCTCAACGAGGCTCCCACCCTAACTTCTTTCCCCGCAATATTGATTAGCTTTGAGACTCTGAAGTAGGTGATCGATTCCGCCTTTACCTTGTCTTCATAGATTACATGATTCTGCCGCTTTATGACGTCATCTAAACGCTCCGGATGACGTTTTAGGAGTTCTTCATAAATAACGTACATAAACTCACTTTGATTTGCTACAGAATATTCTTTATCATATAGCTTAAAGTTTATACCGCTACTTTCTTTTACACTATTGCTGCTTTCTGAACTATTGGAGCTATTTTGAACTGTTGATCTAACCTCGGGTAAATTTTCATTATCAATTTTTAAAATTTTGTCTGGATCTAGATCTAGGATTTTGTAGAGCTTAGCAATTTGAACAAGCTTTTGAGGTTTTCCATAGGCCGTGCCAATCCATACTTTTTTCTGACCAACAGCAATCTCTTTCTCAGGCCTAAAGTAAACTTTCTTACTTTCGGGTACCTGGTTCGCATAGGCAACATTTTGCTGCTGTTCCACAACCAAATCCAACTTTTCAGGGTTATTATTTAAGACCTTCTCATAGACCTTTGCCATAAAATCCGCTTGCTTTAATTCATAGCTTTCACCGTACAAAGTAAATGAAATTAAATTACTGGTTTTTTCTTGAATTGGTTTATTTTCTTCTACAGTAAAGCTAGACTCTTGGTTCTTATCAACAACACCAAAATCTTGAAGTCTACGAAGTAATCCTTCATAATACTTTAGGGCATGCTCGTCAACCCCATTATCCATAATTATATCTCCATTATGCAGAAAATCCTTTTTGATTTTATATATAGTATTTAATTTCTCTTTTTCACCTTTGTACGTCTGTAAAATATAAGTATTGTACCAATTATTAATGTTATTTTCTTCTCCAAATTTTATTAATTGTATCGGTAATATTTGTATATCGATTATAGGGTGCGTAACCCTAATTTCTTCTGAACGTGAATATTCGAGCTCTTTTAACACATTATCACTAGCAAGTGAATATTCGCTGACATATAAAACAATAACCTTACAATCTACTTCATTTATCGCTGAAAAGGCTTCCTTCTGCCAGTTCGTTCCTGTTCTCATTTGAGTATCAACCCAAATATTTACACCTAATTCTCTTAATTGTTCAACATCTTTTAGAACAATGTCTTTATCTTTACTAGAATAACTAATAAATAAATAAGGCTTATTCATATTACATTTATTTTCATTATGTTCAGCATATCCCATCTTAATTTATCTTCCCCTTCCTAAATATAAAATGAAGTTTTAATCTATTTGAGTGGGTTAAATTAATTACGGCCAAAGGATTTCAGGAATTAGAGTATAGACGGATTGATCCTTATTCATGTCATCTTCACTCAATTCCTTATACGGGACTAAACAATTATGTTTTCTCTCAGGATCTGAACGATCTTTATCATATTCCCAATTGTGCAGATAGTGATATTTACACCATCGAATATGTTCAATTTCCGATAGCACTTCTTTTTTCTCCTGCGTAAGATTCTTAAGTTCTTTTTCCAGTTTTTCTTTGAGTTTTGCTCGAAAATCAGCTTCTTCTTTACATAAATCATCTATACGATAGTCCTTTTCAGTTAAGCCAAGTAATCTAAGTTTCACTTCAATATGATCGGCTTGTGAAATATTAGAATATCGTTGAAACGCATTAAGGGTATTCCAAGTTGAACACTCATTCTGATTTGTGTCCTTTTTCTTATTTGTACACTTATTCTTATTTCTACAACGGTCATTCTCATCGGACAAGTAAGTGCATCCAGGGCTTGCCTTCTTATTGCAAATATTACTCTTAAGATAAATTGCATGGATTCTCTTCGCTCTTTTTAGTAATTCTTCATTCATGACAATTTCAGGTGAGCAGATATCCTTTGGACTACCAAATGATACTATTTTAGGTTTATCTACATCTTTAGGTTTACAAAATAAAGTCTGAATAAAATCATCAGAATCAGATTTGATATGGATCTCTTTAACAGGACATAAGCTAATCAATTGACTAAGAATTTCAATATTTTTATTGGATTGGTCACAGAGAATAACTCGGTTTGCCTCTTTCAAGAGCTCTAAATCTTCATACCAAGCATCATTATGGTAAAATATCGCATCTCCATTGGGATTATGTTTATCAATGTTGGATATGCGACCAAGTTGATAATGCAATGCTTTAAAGGCATTAAAGTCACCAAAAATATGATACTCTACTCCAGTTTCTACACTAAACGTATTCTGGACAAACCCATGCGTAAACAGACTCTGGCCATATTCACCGAATCCGATAATGACTATCTTACAGGGTGCATCGATAGGATGATCCCTCCAATAAATCCTTGCGCAATTCTCAGGGAGATTAAAGACATGGATATTTTCATTTTGCAAATTATCACGAATTACATTGTTGAGATGTAAATAGATTTTCTGATTCATCCTCGGATTGCTTAAGTTCGCATTATAAAATTCGATAGTCTCATTATCATTATCGAACATAAGGATTTGTTTAGAAGCTCTTAAGGAGATATTGTTGTCAATTTTGACTGCACGTTTTCCGAGTTCTTTCTTAAGAACCGTAGCATAAATAGAACTTCCATATACAGCGCAGCTATCAGCTCTTTTCGTCCTAAATTGCAATTCTAAAAAATCTCTTACTGATTTGAATACTGTAACCACAATTCCAATCGTCGCTATAGGCGAAAGCCACCTTGCTACTTCTACGAAAACATTAATATCATTGAGATCTGTATTGAATTGATAAAGTCTTAAGGCGCTGTATGCTGCCCAGGATATATTATTGTTATAGAGCGGCATATAGCCTATAAAGCCAATGATAAATGGAATTACAAGCAATATCTTCTTGATTATACTTATTAACTTGTTGCTTTTTCTCATATCTCTCTCGCATTCTAAATTATTACCCAGGATTTGTATTATCGATTAAATTCTTTATATTTGCAAAATATCCTGCATAGGTATCGGAGTTATTTTCCATTTATATCAGATATACTCAAAGGCCTCAACCGATCGAAATCACACGGGAGTATAAAAACGATGCCAAGCACGTTATCTTACGCGCTTGGCATCGTTATTGTCAGAATTGTTTTCCTTTGTGTGGGGGTACGACCCCCAGTTCTAGTTCTACAGCAATACAATATTATCCCGATTGTTTACATTCTTAGCTGCATTCTTCGTGTCAAATACCCACCGAGAATTTTCGGCAACGAAATCATAATCAACATTTGTATGCGCCGTCGTAATAACCACTAAATCATAGTCTTTGAGGATATTGGCATCAATACTATCCAGTCCTTTAAACTTTTCACCATTAAACCGATACTCCTGGATATAGGAGTCATAGTAATCAACAGATGCCCCTTCTTTTTTCAAGAGATCGATAACCCGAAGCGCCGGGCTTTCTCGATAATCATCAATATCCTGTTTATAAGCCACACCCAGGGTAAGAATTTTTGAACCGTTAAGCGCTTTCTTGTCCTTGTTTAAAATATCGCCTGCTCTCTCAACGCAGTATTCAGGCATTCTATCATTAATCATCATCGAGCTCTCGATCATCGAGGTATGGAAACCGTACTCTCTTGCTTTCCAAGAAAGGTAATAGGGATCGAGAGGTATGCAATGTCCGCCTAAGCCGGGACCTGGATAAAAGGCTTGGAAGCCATAAGGTTTAGTCTTGGCCGCATCAACAACTTCCCAGAAATTAATGCCCATCTTATGACAAAGCATAGAAAGTTCATTGACCAATCCGATGTTAACATTACGGTAGGTGTTTTCGAGAATTTTCTCCATCTCAGCTATAGCCGGACTAGACACGGTAAATACATCTCCCGCCAGCACGGTACGATACATAGCTGCAATAACTTCAGTTGCATCTTCGCCAATAGCACCTACGACTTTAGGTGTGTTTTTCGTTTTAAAAATCAGATTGCCGGGATCAACACGTTCTGGAGAAAATCCGAGGTAAAAGTCCTCACCACATTTTAAACCAGAGCCTTGTTCAAGGATTGGCTTGATCAGTTCTTCTGTTGTACCAGGATAGGTCGTCGATTCCAACACGACCATCGTTTCTCTTTTAAGATATTTAGCCACTTCCTCAGAGGATGACTTAACATAGCTAATGTCTGGCTGCTGATGAGAATCCAGCGGTGTAGGAACGCAAATCGCAATAAAGTCAACGTCCTTTACAAAACTGAAGTCTGTTGTTGCCGAGAGCATCCCTTTTTCGACTAACTCTTTAAGGTCGCTATCCACAACATCGCCGATATAATTATGACCCTCATTAACCATATCCACCTTTGCGGACTGGACATCAAAACCAATGGTCTTAAATCCGGCTTTCGCCTTTTCGACAGCAAGAGGTAACCCAACATAGCCGATGCCTACTACACCCACTGTTATTTCTTTGTTTTTGATTTTATTAAGTAATTTTTGCTTCATTAAATTAAGCCCTCCGTATACTCTAATTTTGGAATCACTTGATCAAAATCTTTTTAACGCTTTCGGCAATAACCTCAACTTCGCTTTCACTGAGATACGGATGCATTGGCAACGATAAAACAGTATCGCAAAGTACATTGGTCACTTCAAAATCACGCTCATCAAACTCTAAACCGCTAAAAGCACCCTGCTTATGCATCGGCTTAACATAATAGATCATACTCGGGATGCCTTGCTCTTTCAATTTGGCTTGCAGTTCATCTCTCTGTTCTTTACTTTTCAGCTTAAGGGTGTACTGAGCAAAGCTTGAATAGAAGCCTTCCGGGATGACCGGTATTTCTACAACATTTTTCAGTTTCTCATTGTAAAGCTGAAAAACTCGATTCACATCTTCGAGCTCATGCTCGATGAACGCCTGCAATTTCACTTTTAAGATTGCGGCTTGAATGGTGTCGAGTCGTGAATTTAGACCCAGTCTTACATTATCGTATTTATTATCCCCTTTACCATGTACTCTGAAGGATTTCAACAACTTGGCCACTTCATCATCATTGGTAAAAACTGCGCCGCCATCTCCATAGCAGCCTAGGGGTTTAGCAGGAAAAAACGAAGTAGTAGCTGCGTCTCCAAAGCTGCAAGCGACTTGATCACCAATTCTGCCGCCGAAG from the Desulfitobacterium metallireducens DSM 15288 genome contains:
- a CDS encoding DegT/DnrJ/EryC1/StrS family aminotransferase, whose translation is MEFRDLKAQYQNYKPEIDKAIQEVLLDSNFISGKQVADLEEQLAQYVGVKHCVTCANGTDALTLMMMAWDIKEGDAVFVPDFTFFSSGEIVSSQGATPVFVDVDRETFNIDSVKLENAIQRTIAEGKFTPRVIITVDLFGLPANYPEIERIAKKYGLKVLEDGAQGFGGRIGDQVACSFGDAATTSFFPAKPLGCYGDGGAVFTNDDEVAKLLKSFRVHGKGDNKYDNVRLGLNSRLDTIQAAILKVKLQAFIEHELEDVNRVFQLYNEKLKNVVEIPVIPEGFYSSFAQYTLKLKSKEQRDELQAKLKEQGIPSMIYYVKPMHKQGAFSGLEFDERDFEVTNVLCDTVLSLPMHPYLSESEVEVIAESVKKILIK
- a CDS encoding RyR domain-containing protein, which gives rise to MLVIPFIIGFIGYMPLYNNNISWAAYSALRLYQFNTDLNDINVFVEVARWLSPIATIGIVVTVFKSVRDFLELQFRTKRADSCAVYGSSIYATVLKKELGKRAVKIDNNISLRASKQILMFDNDNETIEFYNANLSNPRMNQKIYLHLNNVIRDNLQNENIHVFNLPENCARIYWRDHPIDAPCKIVIIGFGEYGQSLFTHGFVQNTFSVETGVEYHIFGDFNAFKALHYQLGRISNIDKHNPNGDAIFYHNDAWYEDLELLKEANRVILCDQSNKNIEILSQLISLCPVKEIHIKSDSDDFIQTLFCKPKDVDKPKIVSFGSPKDICSPEIVMNEELLKRAKRIHAIYLKSNICNKKASPGCTYLSDENDRCRNKNKCTNKKKDTNQNECSTWNTLNAFQRYSNISQADHIEVKLRLLGLTEKDYRIDDLCKEEADFRAKLKEKLEKELKNLTQEKKEVLSEIEHIRWCKYHYLHNWEYDKDRSDPERKHNCLVPYKELSEDDMNKDQSVYTLIPEILWP
- a CDS encoding RyR domain-containing protein yields the protein MLHYIGDSAKRIDRIAYTENGVNRVKEDIKILGAMGIAQKMGSEIDNSCLVSLTASNNGTTYGIPENEQINDWNIDQQQLSSNDFVVLYDLDIAQRQHIPVCDATTIAFLKHRNINLLRNATLRKTEKPKLIPIVSMNDLRANGATVSKAISWERTATDFLRDLSYGICQELLAKFPVFVVLLETDGMLVRQNDILTLYFTPAKAEGDTGSLENEGIRNAICTQIVKQIATEEYEFSKVLPNAIGVQALPNLDQLEAPESWSILNEVCGRDRLELIEAAKRIVINGEKEILDAVPSCQYGGLQTVDRMEIENYRAIVNLMQNYAKDKDNRPLSLAVFGFPGSGKSFGIKQIAKTLGGFEIFVFNLSQFTKLSELEVSFQEIRDASIKGERLPLVFFDEFDSSFNGEALGWLKYFLAPMQDGVFMEDGRERQLGRAIFVFAGGTSTSFHNFIRSEQELFKKVKGPDFISRLKGYLNIQGPNPVNQEDKAYIIRRAMLLRSMIGRSAKQLLDSNQKVNIDENILYALLTTETYRHGARSLEFFISMSPLLGEKKWYSSLLPPRSQMDIHVDAEEFMSKVSVLGMCKELAKMSHEMYLEAELAKSPNKDLQAVTHWKNLNETYQKSNISQIQFHIERFIDSNIAIRQKTLPNKEFVFNDEDLLELSKAEHDRWYKERIRDGWVYGDKRDNSRKVHNNLVPWEQLSKEDKQKDTDVILRIPLLFNKIGLELYYR
- a CDS encoding nucleotide sugar dehydrogenase translates to MKQKLLNKIKNKEITVGVVGIGYVGLPLAVEKAKAGFKTIGFDVQSAKVDMVNEGHNYIGDVVDSDLKELVEKGMLSATTDFSFVKDVDFIAICVPTPLDSHQQPDISYVKSSSEEVAKYLKRETMVVLESTTYPGTTEELIKPILEQGSGLKCGEDFYLGFSPERVDPGNLIFKTKNTPKVVGAIGEDATEVIAAMYRTVLAGDVFTVSSPAIAEMEKILENTYRNVNIGLVNELSMLCHKMGINFWEVVDAAKTKPYGFQAFYPGPGLGGHCIPLDPYYLSWKAREYGFHTSMIESSMMINDRMPEYCVERAGDILNKDKKALNGSKILTLGVAYKQDIDDYRESPALRVIDLLKKEGASVDYYDSYIQEYRFNGEKFKGLDSIDANILKDYDLVVITTAHTNVDYDFVAENSRWVFDTKNAAKNVNNRDNIVLL
- a CDS encoding toll/interleukin-1 receptor domain-containing protein — its product is MGYAEHNENKCNMNKPYLFISYSSKDKDIVLKDVEQLRELGVNIWVDTQMRTGTNWQKEAFSAINEVDCKVIVLYVSEYSLASDNVLKELEYSRSEEIRVTHPIIDIQILPIQLIKFGEENNINNWYNTYILQTYKGEKEKLNTIYKIKKDFLHNGDIIMDNGVDEHALKYYEGLLRRLQDFGVVDKNQESSFTVEENKPIQEKTSNLISFTLYGESYELKQADFMAKVYEKVLNNNPEKLDLVVEQQQNVAYANQVPESKKVYFRPEKEIAVGQKKVWIGTAYGKPQKLVQIAKLYKILDLDPDKILKIDNENLPEVRSTVQNSSNSSESSNSVKESSGINFKLYDKEYSVANQSEFMYVIYEELLKRHPERLDDVIKRQNHVIYEDKVKAESITYFRVSKLINIAGKEVRVGASLSKADKLRHIRNLFNMLSVPYSDLKSEDILIG